One genomic segment of Pandoraea thiooxydans includes these proteins:
- a CDS encoding Flp family type IVb pilin, which produces MKSKIIQFLREEDGVTTLEYGVLAAVVAAVIGSFFYTQFQSTLKSLFSTVNTNVQAATAASGGS; this is translated from the coding sequence ATGAAAAGCAAAATTATTCAGTTTCTGCGTGAAGAAGACGGTGTAACGACGCTGGAGTATGGCGTGCTGGCGGCCGTGGTGGCGGCTGTCATTGGGTCGTTTTTCTACACTCAATTCCAGTCGACGCTGAAATCTTTGTTCAGCACCGTCAACACGAACGTGCAAGCGGCCACAGCCGCATCTGGTGGCAGTTGA
- a CDS encoding type II and III secretion system protein family protein: protein MSPIRYARFLAGMLLMCLAWCAVAAGDNASTLVLGLHEQRELRLPAGLARIAVADPAVADVLVLRGEGGARGGVLLVGKKAGTTTVTAWQRNGTTRVWHVQVRGALESALPPQNARGDAALTVSDGAAVISGQASSMLSHQRTAMAAADAAGSKGHVLDTSTVGTRGVVQVDVKIVEFSKTALKQAGFGFLLQHNGKNGVSGISGSGGPLSNAFNLVIAPTSGWLRFAGNLSFLQSNGLARVLAEPTLVALSGQSASFLAGGELPIPESGGLGTTDIVYKPYGIGLTVTPTVLSHDRIALKVAPEASEIDFSNAITTNSIQIPAITTRRADTTVELGDGESFVISGLVSRTTMSNVDKVPLLGDLPIIGTFFRSLQYSQDEKELVIIVTPHLVKPIAKGVALPLPGQDREQRDGPVWGDYLMGAAGSSEVPGFSK from the coding sequence ATGAGCCCCATACGCTACGCAAGATTTCTCGCCGGCATGCTGTTGATGTGTCTGGCCTGGTGCGCCGTTGCTGCTGGAGACAACGCGTCGACGCTGGTGCTGGGCCTGCATGAGCAGCGTGAACTGCGACTGCCGGCTGGTTTGGCACGCATTGCGGTGGCGGACCCGGCGGTGGCTGACGTGCTCGTGCTGCGCGGCGAGGGCGGCGCGCGCGGCGGCGTGCTGTTGGTTGGTAAGAAGGCCGGCACCACGACGGTCACTGCGTGGCAGCGCAACGGTACGACCCGGGTGTGGCACGTGCAGGTGCGCGGCGCGCTCGAATCGGCATTGCCGCCGCAGAATGCGCGCGGCGATGCCGCGCTTACCGTCAGCGACGGCGCCGCGGTGATCAGCGGGCAGGCATCCTCGATGTTGTCGCATCAGCGCACGGCGATGGCTGCAGCCGATGCCGCGGGCAGCAAGGGTCATGTGCTCGACACCTCGACGGTGGGTACGCGCGGCGTGGTTCAGGTCGACGTAAAGATTGTCGAATTCAGCAAGACCGCGCTCAAGCAGGCCGGTTTCGGTTTCCTGTTGCAGCACAACGGCAAGAACGGCGTATCGGGTATCAGCGGCAGCGGCGGGCCGCTATCCAACGCCTTCAATCTGGTCATTGCACCCACCTCCGGCTGGCTGCGCTTTGCCGGCAACCTGAGCTTTCTGCAAAGCAACGGGTTGGCGCGCGTGCTGGCCGAGCCGACGCTGGTGGCGCTGTCGGGACAGAGTGCCAGCTTCCTGGCGGGTGGCGAGCTGCCGATCCCCGAGTCGGGCGGCCTGGGCACTACCGATATCGTCTACAAACCGTACGGGATCGGCCTGACCGTCACCCCGACGGTGCTCTCCCACGACCGCATTGCCTTGAAGGTCGCGCCCGAGGCCAGCGAGATCGATTTCAGCAATGCCATTACCACCAACAGCATTCAGATTCCGGCCATCACGACGCGCCGGGCCGATACCACGGTGGAGCTCGGCGATGGCGAGAGCTTTGTGATCAGCGGCCTGGTTTCGCGCACCACGATGTCGAATGTCGACAAGGTGCCATTGCTGGGCGATCTGCCCATCATCGGCACTTTCTTTCGCAGTCTGCAGTATTCGCAGGATGAAAAGGAACTGGTGATTATCGTGACGCCCCATCTGGTCAAGCCGATTGCCAAGGGGGTGGCGTTGCCGCTGCCGGGGCAGGACCGCGAGCAGCGCGACGGCCCGGTGTGGGGCGACTACCTGATGGGCGCGGCCGGCTCCTCGGAAGTGCCGGGTTTTTCGAAATAA
- a CDS encoding collagen-like triple helix repeat-containing protein, protein MNHFNINRKLAIAACAGALLALAGCASDGSGTMSSSLGGGSTTGGSPTTGGNPGSSTTGTTTPSGGTTASVNPIGTVASTAGTGVVSQAGQTVSDLGTALGTVPVPGVSTQTTQGLSNAVVDTGNAVSSLGSGLTNGLGQLGAVSDPLNPTVASVGGVVSNLGTAGESLGSAVSGLGQSGPLANTPIAGLTGLLGGAVSSVGQMGVTGGNTLTQALSTGPVEQLTSSLSQVITPITSTVTSATQTIGSTTGLGSPVNGLLATLGGAVNTAGIQLGSSVNNPIAKDVGGIVSGVGNTVASLGGVVNGTGSSSAGNPLGGLLGGLGGSLGGATGGSGSGPLAPVTGLVGSLTGALGGAAGGTGSSPLAPVTGLVNSLTGALSGAAGGTGSSPLAPVTGLVNSLTGALGGAAGGTGSTSPLAPVTGLLNTVTGALGGAAGGTGSTSPLAPVTGLLNTVTAPLSSATGSTGSSNPLAPITGLLGKL, encoded by the coding sequence ATGAACCATTTCAATATCAACAGGAAACTCGCCATCGCCGCTTGCGCCGGCGCACTGCTGGCTTTGGCCGGCTGCGCCTCGGATGGCTCCGGCACGATGAGCAGCTCGCTCGGCGGCGGCAGCACGACCGGCGGCAGTCCCACCACGGGGGGCAACCCGGGCAGTAGCACCACCGGCACCACCACACCAAGCGGTGGCACCACCGCCAGCGTCAATCCGATCGGCACGGTGGCCAGCACCGCCGGCACCGGCGTCGTATCGCAGGCCGGTCAAACGGTCTCGGATCTCGGCACCGCCCTTGGCACGGTACCGGTTCCTGGCGTGAGCACGCAAACGACGCAGGGGCTGAGCAACGCTGTGGTCGATACGGGGAACGCGGTTTCTTCCCTGGGCAGCGGATTGACCAATGGGCTGGGCCAACTCGGCGCGGTGAGCGATCCATTGAATCCGACGGTGGCCAGTGTCGGCGGCGTGGTGTCCAACCTTGGCACCGCAGGCGAGAGTCTCGGGAGCGCCGTGAGCGGCCTCGGACAAAGCGGACCGCTGGCCAATACGCCGATAGCAGGCCTGACCGGCTTGCTGGGCGGCGCTGTATCGAGCGTGGGACAAATGGGTGTCACCGGCGGCAATACGCTGACGCAGGCCCTGAGCACCGGGCCGGTTGAGCAGCTGACCTCAAGTCTGAGCCAGGTCATCACGCCGATCACGTCAACCGTTACGAGCGCGACCCAAACCATCGGCAGCACCACCGGCCTCGGCTCGCCGGTCAACGGTCTGCTCGCGACACTTGGCGGCGCGGTCAATACGGCCGGCATCCAGTTGGGCAGCAGCGTCAACAACCCGATCGCCAAGGACGTCGGTGGCATCGTCAGCGGCGTGGGCAATACCGTGGCCAGCTTGGGAGGCGTCGTCAACGGAACGGGCAGCTCGAGCGCGGGCAATCCGCTGGGTGGTTTGCTCGGCGGCCTCGGGGGCTCGCTGGGCGGTGCCACCGGGGGTAGCGGCAGCGGCCCGCTGGCGCCCGTCACCGGGCTGGTCGGCAGTTTGACTGGCGCGCTTGGGGGCGCAGCTGGCGGCACGGGCAGCAGCCCGCTGGCCCCGGTTACCGGCCTGGTGAACAGCCTGACCGGCGCGCTCAGCGGCGCAGCTGGCGGCACGGGCAGCAGCCCGCTGGCGCCGGTCACCGGACTGGTGAACAGCCTGACCGGCGCGCTCGGCGGCGCGGCAGGCGGCACGGGCAGCACCAGCCCGCTGGCGCCGGTCACCGGACTGCTGAACACCGTCACCGGAGCGCTTGGCGGCGCAGCTGGCGGCACGGGCAGCACCAGCCCGCTGGCGCCGGTCACCGGATTGCTCAATACGGTGACCGCCCCCCTCAGCAGCGCCACCGGCAGCACTGGCAGCAGCAATCCATTGGCGCCAATTACTGGCTTGCTTGGCAAGCTCTAA
- a CDS encoding AAA family ATPase translates to MNAPSKILNSMTELHRFLFCSSHGAHGQWLSSALRGAGIVLQESDRPALLQQRVMDLDAQVVLLDFSGDADPATSQEGGGGGITYATELARVLTRCMPAVPLVAVGSTTCPEGAVAALRAGVHEFIDMSRGADEALEVVRRVLEGVHTAPAAAPLRHGRFVVLLGVRPGVGCSTLSAHLTHMLQAHGIRSHGEAVAASAGASNAPDAPLASHAALLDLGLPAGDCSLYLNTQSDFNFAQAVLNLRRLDETLVHTAMGHHASGFVVLPLPRDLTEMRSVAHADALALTDRLRGFFDVTVADLGGFSNMAFLANLARAADEVWLVTDQSVGAIVSLASLLRELEDSEVPRGVMQLVVNRYDPRYGMAADQIARRFELPLCGVLPDRPVTLLAAANQGKLACETAPQDAYVRALKPLAERLSGPGSALPPQGRRWLGKLMRK, encoded by the coding sequence ATGAATGCTCCGAGCAAAATACTGAATTCCATGACCGAGCTGCATCGTTTTCTGTTCTGCTCATCGCATGGCGCGCATGGCCAGTGGCTGTCCAGCGCGCTGCGCGGTGCCGGCATCGTGCTGCAGGAGAGCGATCGGCCTGCGCTGTTGCAGCAGCGTGTCATGGATCTCGATGCGCAAGTGGTGCTGCTCGATTTTTCGGGTGACGCTGATCCCGCCACATCCCAGGAGGGCGGTGGCGGCGGCATTACTTATGCGACCGAACTGGCCAGGGTGCTCACGCGTTGCATGCCTGCCGTGCCGCTGGTGGCGGTCGGCTCGACGACGTGTCCGGAAGGTGCGGTTGCCGCCTTGCGTGCCGGCGTGCATGAATTCATCGACATGTCGCGCGGCGCCGACGAGGCGCTGGAGGTCGTGCGTCGCGTGCTCGAAGGCGTTCACACCGCGCCGGCGGCGGCGCCATTGCGTCACGGCCGGTTCGTCGTACTGCTGGGCGTGCGCCCGGGCGTGGGCTGCAGCACGCTCAGTGCCCATTTGACGCATATGCTGCAGGCGCATGGCATCAGGAGTCACGGCGAAGCGGTGGCGGCGTCGGCGGGCGCCTCGAACGCACCGGACGCGCCATTGGCCAGTCATGCCGCGCTGCTCGATCTCGGCTTGCCGGCCGGCGACTGCTCGCTGTACCTCAATACCCAAAGCGACTTCAATTTTGCCCAGGCCGTGCTCAATTTGCGGCGGCTCGATGAGACGCTGGTGCATACCGCCATGGGGCATCATGCGAGCGGCTTCGTGGTGCTGCCGCTGCCGCGCGACCTCACCGAAATGCGCAGCGTCGCCCATGCCGACGCACTGGCGCTGACGGACCGGCTGCGGGGTTTTTTCGACGTCACGGTGGCGGACCTCGGCGGATTCTCCAACATGGCCTTTCTCGCGAATCTGGCGCGCGCGGCGGACGAAGTGTGGTTGGTGACCGACCAGAGTGTCGGGGCGATCGTGTCGCTGGCGTCGTTGTTGCGCGAGCTCGAAGACAGCGAGGTGCCGCGCGGCGTCATGCAACTGGTGGTCAACCGTTACGACCCGCGCTACGGCATGGCGGCCGACCAGATCGCGCGGCGCTTCGAGCTGCCGCTGTGCGGAGTCTTGCCGGACCGGCCGGTGACGCTGCTGGCGGCGGCCAACCAGGGCAAATTGGCATGTGAGACCGCTCCCCAGGATGCGTACGTGCGCGCCCTCAAACCTTTGGCCGAAAGGCTGTCCGGCCCTGGTTCGGCTCTGCCGCCGCAGGGCCGCCGCTGGCTTGGCAAATTGATGAGAAAGTGA
- a CDS encoding chloride channel protein: MAGDPEQSDNTTLRDARHVKVAPIQPRPAAQADEDTPAPIGLRWLCLFAFVVGIVTGLGAIVFRGLIGLIHNLLFLGQFSFSYDASRFDPASPWGAFVILVPVVGALGVTWIVSNFAPEAKGHGVPEVMDAIYYSRGVIRPVVAVVKSIASALAIGSGAAVGREGPIIQIGSALGSTLGQVVRMTPGQRITLVVAGAGAGIAATFNTPIGGVLFATELMMPEISVNTFLPVAIATGTATFIGRLYFGAAPAFFVPAQLGAIPNQPGSALTLVLYALLGIITGAAAALLIRSLHWAEDLFDLVPGRYVRHAGGMLIVGVSMYLLWIHAGHYYIEGVGYSTIQATLYGQLQGGAFLLLLALLKAMAMSVSLGSGSSGGIFSPSLYIGATLGASFAALISLAWPGAPVSAPAFAMVGMGAMVGGGTGAAMTAVVMIFEMTRDYDIVLPMIIAVAFSLGARRILCAESIYTLKLVRRGHRIPNALHANMFLVQSAAQIMDTDVFVLDTKTPFRDIVTRAGGSAFRHVVVTEEHKISGVLRINTGLRRAVSQGAADIAVGELAQRNFIVVHEHDAAFGVITQLWKRHAVMAVVVGEQQGQGPARVLGIIAKEHIADSVASSIKIFPG; encoded by the coding sequence ATGGCGGGCGATCCCGAGCAATCCGATAACACGACGCTGCGCGATGCGCGGCACGTGAAGGTCGCTCCGATCCAACCGCGCCCTGCCGCACAGGCCGACGAAGACACCCCGGCTCCCATCGGATTGCGATGGCTTTGCCTGTTTGCTTTCGTGGTCGGGATCGTGACGGGCCTCGGAGCCATCGTATTTCGCGGCTTGATCGGGCTTATCCACAACCTGCTCTTTCTCGGGCAGTTTTCGTTTTCCTATGACGCCAGCCGTTTCGATCCAGCCTCGCCGTGGGGCGCGTTCGTCATCCTTGTGCCGGTCGTCGGCGCGCTCGGCGTGACATGGATCGTCAGCAACTTCGCCCCCGAGGCGAAAGGCCATGGCGTGCCGGAAGTCATGGATGCCATTTACTATAGCCGCGGCGTGATTCGCCCGGTGGTGGCGGTGGTCAAGTCGATTGCATCGGCGCTGGCCATTGGGTCGGGAGCCGCAGTCGGTCGTGAGGGGCCGATCATACAGATCGGCTCGGCGCTGGGCTCGACCCTCGGGCAAGTGGTGCGCATGACGCCCGGGCAACGCATCACCCTGGTGGTGGCCGGCGCCGGCGCGGGCATTGCGGCGACGTTCAATACGCCAATCGGCGGCGTGCTTTTCGCCACCGAATTGATGATGCCGGAGATCAGCGTCAATACATTTCTGCCGGTGGCGATCGCGACCGGTACGGCCACGTTCATCGGGCGGCTTTACTTTGGCGCGGCGCCGGCATTCTTCGTGCCCGCGCAGCTCGGGGCCATTCCCAACCAGCCGGGCAGTGCACTGACGCTGGTGCTGTATGCGCTGCTGGGGATCATTACCGGCGCGGCGGCGGCGCTGCTGATTCGCTCGCTGCATTGGGCAGAGGACCTGTTCGATTTGGTGCCGGGGCGCTATGTACGCCACGCCGGCGGCATGCTGATCGTCGGCGTGTCGATGTACCTGCTATGGATCCACGCGGGTCATTACTATATCGAAGGCGTTGGATACTCGACCATTCAGGCGACTCTCTATGGCCAGTTGCAGGGCGGCGCGTTCTTGCTGCTGCTCGCGCTGCTCAAGGCGATGGCCATGTCGGTCAGCCTTGGCTCGGGATCGTCCGGCGGCATCTTCTCGCCGTCGCTCTATATTGGCGCGACGCTCGGCGCTTCGTTTGCCGCACTGATCAGCCTGGCATGGCCAGGGGCGCCGGTCAGCGCGCCGGCCTTCGCCATGGTCGGCATGGGCGCGATGGTCGGCGGCGGCACCGGTGCGGCCATGACGGCGGTGGTGATGATCTTCGAGATGACGCGCGACTATGACATCGTGCTGCCGATGATCATCGCCGTGGCGTTCAGCCTGGGAGCCCGGCGCATTCTGTGTGCCGAGAGCATCTATACCCTCAAGCTGGTGCGACGCGGGCACCGGATTCCGAATGCACTGCATGCGAATATGTTTCTCGTGCAGAGTGCCGCGCAGATCATGGATACCGACGTTTTTGTGCTCGATACGAAAACACCGTTTCGCGACATCGTCACACGCGCTGGCGGGTCGGCATTTCGGCATGTGGTGGTGACCGAAGAGCACAAGATCTCCGGCGTATTGCGCATCAACACGGGCCTGCGGCGGGCGGTCAGTCAGGGCGCAGCGGACATTGCGGTCGGTGAACTGGCGCAGCGCAACTTCATCGTGGTCCACGAGCATGACGCGGCGTTTGGCGTCATTACGCAACTCTGGAAGCGCCATGCCGTGATGGCGGTGGTGGTCGGGGAACAGCAGGGGCAGGGCCCGGCGCGCGTGCTTGGCATCATTGCCAAAGAGCATATCGCCGACTCTGTGGCGAGCAGTATCAAAATATTTCCTGGCTAA
- a CDS encoding MarR family winged helix-turn-helix transcriptional regulator produces MARYAHDIGAFFSGHGDLASGAADSVAPFEATEATVSPFCSSVPTMNDRQSNRGDLLNGIARSLGRRLSVYTALYHAALADQLGLNMTDLNALDLILELESVTAGQLAELMSVSSGGITTVIDRLERAGFVEREKDPSDRRIVVVHPVAQRCEEISRFLSSITREITAISAAYDHNELAAIHDFLVQSIRTLKSETLRLRIESHQNGATNPRKAKGEPKGKS; encoded by the coding sequence ATGGCTCGCTATGCCCACGATATCGGCGCTTTCTTTAGCGGCCATGGCGACCTCGCAAGCGGCGCCGCGGACTCCGTGGCGCCGTTCGAGGCGACCGAGGCAACCGTTTCGCCGTTTTGCTCATCCGTCCCCACTATGAATGACCGACAATCGAATCGCGGCGACCTGCTCAATGGCATTGCCCGCTCGCTGGGCCGCCGTCTGAGCGTCTATACCGCCTTGTATCATGCCGCGCTGGCCGACCAGTTGGGGCTGAACATGACGGACCTGAATGCACTCGACTTGATTCTCGAACTCGAGTCGGTCACTGCGGGGCAATTGGCCGAACTCATGAGCGTGAGCTCCGGGGGCATCACCACCGTCATCGATCGCCTGGAACGTGCCGGCTTTGTCGAGCGCGAGAAGGATCCCAGCGATCGACGCATCGTGGTGGTTCATCCGGTCGCGCAGCGCTGCGAGGAAATTTCGCGCTTCCTCTCGTCGATCACGCGCGAGATCACGGCCATCAGTGCGGCTTACGACCACAACGAACTTGCCGCGATTCACGATTTCCTGGTGCAAAGCATCCGGACGCTGAAGAGCGAAACGCTCCGGCTTCGCATCGAGTCCCATCAGAACGGGGCGACCAACCCGCGCAAAGCGAAAGGGGAACCCAAAGGCAAGTCATAG
- a CDS encoding collagen-like triple helix repeat-containing protein, translated as MITTSKTLLAAAACATFALSGCGGGGGGAADTTGSTTPNAIGTTSGSLGGVVSSAGNAVTALGKQAASTNLPVVSTQTTQGLGNSLASTGTAVSDLGTGITNGLGQLGASSDPVGTTVASTGNVVTDLGNAGINLGSAVSGVGQSGPLANTPVAGLTGALGNVVSEVGQAGVAGGSILGQSVSGGPVKQLTTALSSAVTPITNTLANTTQTVGGTTGLGSPLAGLLGTVGGAVATVGQQVTASAPAPFVGDLGLTVGALGNTVASAGGLLNGSTGSGSVNPLGGLLGNFGSGLTGGGGSGSGTTGNPLAPVTGALGGLGGAGASGNPLAPVTGLLGGLGGAAGSSGSSPLAPVTSLLGSTGGSGGVGGLLAPVTSLLSSLGGVTATK; from the coding sequence ATGATCACGACATCGAAAACATTGCTCGCAGCCGCAGCCTGCGCCACTTTTGCCCTGAGCGGTTGCGGCGGCGGCGGCGGCGGCGCGGCCGACACCACCGGCAGCACCACGCCCAACGCGATCGGCACCACCTCGGGTTCGCTGGGCGGCGTAGTCAGCAGCGCCGGCAACGCCGTCACCGCGCTGGGCAAACAAGCGGCGAGCACCAACCTGCCGGTGGTCAGCACGCAAACCACCCAAGGTCTCGGCAACTCGCTTGCCTCCACCGGCACCGCCGTGTCCGATCTCGGTACTGGGATCACGAACGGGCTGGGTCAGCTCGGCGCATCGTCCGACCCGGTGGGAACTACCGTGGCCAGCACCGGCAACGTGGTGACGGATCTGGGCAATGCCGGCATCAATCTTGGTAGTGCCGTATCAGGCGTCGGCCAGAGCGGGCCGTTGGCCAATACCCCAGTCGCGGGGTTGACCGGCGCGCTCGGCAACGTCGTCAGCGAAGTCGGCCAGGCGGGCGTGGCAGGCGGCAGCATTCTCGGTCAGTCGGTGTCCGGCGGGCCGGTCAAGCAATTGACCACGGCGCTGAGCTCGGCGGTCACGCCGATTACGAACACGCTGGCCAATACGACGCAGACGGTGGGCGGCACTACCGGTCTTGGCAGCCCTCTGGCGGGCCTGCTTGGCACCGTGGGCGGCGCAGTCGCTACGGTCGGTCAGCAAGTGACCGCCTCCGCACCGGCGCCGTTCGTCGGCGACCTAGGCCTGACCGTCGGAGCACTGGGCAACACCGTGGCCAGCGCTGGCGGTTTGCTCAACGGCAGCACCGGCTCGGGTAGCGTGAATCCGCTCGGCGGCCTGCTGGGCAACTTCGGTAGCGGCTTGACGGGCGGCGGCGGCAGCGGCAGCGGCACCACGGGTAATCCGCTGGCCCCGGTCACCGGCGCGCTCGGCGGGTTGGGCGGCGCCGGCGCCAGCGGCAATCCGCTGGCACCCGTGACCGGCCTGCTCGGCGGGCTGGGCGGAGCCGCCGGTAGCAGCGGCAGCAGTCCGCTGGCGCCGGTCACGAGTCTGCTCGGCAGCACCGGCGGGTCCGGCGGCGTCGGCGGCCTGCTGGCCCCGGTCACCAGCTTGCTGAGCTCGCTGGGCGGTGTAACCGCCACTAAATGA
- a CDS encoding A24 family peptidase, translated as MSFHVPMLLLAILCIPALCTDLLARRVPNTLLAAIMLLQAGWLAWQLIQGGSWHSASVHLLGLGLGLLALLPFWVIGWMGAGDVKLFAVIGFLLGYRMLLPVWALASLLNGAALVALWFARSRPALALVEAKLAGRPCGERLRQMRAGRHGMPYAAFLALSALVIASI; from the coding sequence TTGTCTTTCCATGTGCCAATGCTGTTGCTTGCCATACTTTGCATACCGGCGCTGTGCACCGATTTGCTGGCGCGCCGCGTCCCGAACACGCTGCTCGCGGCGATCATGTTGCTGCAGGCCGGCTGGCTGGCATGGCAATTAATCCAGGGCGGTTCCTGGCACAGCGCGAGCGTGCATCTGCTGGGGCTGGGTCTCGGCCTGCTGGCGCTGTTGCCTTTCTGGGTGATCGGCTGGATGGGGGCAGGGGATGTCAAGTTGTTTGCCGTCATCGGTTTTCTGCTCGGCTATCGCATGCTGCTGCCGGTTTGGGCGCTCGCCTCGCTGCTCAATGGTGCGGCGTTGGTGGCGCTGTGGTTTGCGCGCAGCCGCCCCGCGCTGGCACTGGTCGAGGCAAAGCTGGCCGGACGTCCCTGCGGCGAGCGCTTGCGGCAGATGCGCGCGGGGCGCCACGGTATGCCGTACGCGGCGTTCCTTGCGTTATCGGCGCTGGTGATCGCGAGCATTTGA
- the cpaB gene encoding Flp pilus assembly protein CpaB: MNKATKIIAIALVLAGLALAVFALILGHRPAPPVPPAGSPALAAQHAVVVAAQALAPGVPITAAALKLTPMTNPPAGSYASAADVIGQVPVVAVAAGAPIMPSTLAHGLATQLADGERAVAVPVNALSAVGNRIKPGDYVDVFFSLRLGQNPAVAQSRLLASRVRVLAYGAATLDNRNGGAKKGATAAPASTAVLAVPVNSVNRLTLAAQNGKLTLALRAPNDNEVSDPTLFPRPATVLMARSNLDQAQHEALQNPDNRAYAGLALGQLAGRDDASHPAPAVHVNGEVRRERTVQVIRGARQQAEPY, encoded by the coding sequence ATGAACAAAGCCACCAAGATCATAGCAATTGCGCTGGTGTTAGCGGGTCTGGCGCTTGCCGTGTTCGCGCTCATCCTGGGGCACCGGCCCGCGCCGCCAGTGCCGCCGGCGGGCTCGCCGGCCTTGGCCGCGCAGCACGCCGTGGTGGTCGCGGCGCAGGCGCTGGCGCCGGGTGTGCCGATCACGGCCGCGGCGCTCAAGCTTACGCCCATGACGAATCCCCCAGCCGGCAGCTACGCCAGCGCCGCTGATGTCATTGGGCAAGTGCCGGTAGTGGCCGTGGCCGCTGGTGCGCCGATTATGCCCAGCACGCTGGCGCATGGCTTGGCAACACAATTGGCCGATGGCGAGCGCGCCGTGGCGGTGCCGGTCAACGCGCTGTCTGCCGTGGGCAATCGTATCAAGCCGGGCGACTATGTCGATGTGTTCTTCTCGCTGCGACTTGGCCAGAACCCCGCCGTTGCCCAGTCGCGTCTGCTGGCCTCCCGTGTGCGCGTGCTGGCCTACGGCGCGGCGACGCTGGACAACCGCAACGGCGGCGCGAAGAAGGGCGCGACGGCGGCCCCAGCGTCCACCGCGGTGCTCGCGGTACCGGTCAACAGCGTCAACCGGCTGACGCTGGCGGCGCAAAACGGCAAGCTGACGCTGGCGCTGCGCGCGCCGAACGATAACGAAGTGTCCGATCCCACCCTGTTTCCCCGACCCGCAACGGTGCTGATGGCCAGAAGCAATCTCGATCAGGCGCAGCACGAGGCGCTGCAAAACCCCGACAACCGGGCCTACGCGGGGCTGGCGTTGGGGCAGTTGGCCGGCCGGGACGATGCGTCGCACCCGGCGCCAGCCGTGCACGTGAATGGCGAAGTACGGCGCGAGCGAACCGTGCAGGTGATCCGGGGGGCGCGCCAGCAGGCCGAGCCTTATTAA
- a CDS encoding TadE/TadG family type IV pilus assembly protein → MQCTLKRARVANHRVPRQQRGVAAIEFMLIMAVLLPAFYVGVAFAVTLLAQQMVTQATAEGARAALRGCSLADRENLATQAVRNGLSWPAVPVGQPQFVQDTQYPCPADGTTSASTPAQCILHVTLSVKQQLVANWPGLGDLIPQTLNASAAVTLNTSDLGAGSTCVSG, encoded by the coding sequence ATGCAATGCACGCTAAAGCGGGCCAGGGTGGCTAACCACCGGGTGCCGCGCCAACAACGGGGAGTCGCGGCAATCGAGTTCATGCTCATCATGGCAGTGTTGCTGCCGGCGTTTTACGTAGGCGTGGCCTTTGCGGTCACGTTGTTGGCGCAGCAAATGGTGACCCAGGCGACTGCCGAGGGTGCCCGTGCCGCGTTGCGCGGCTGCTCGCTGGCCGACCGGGAGAATCTGGCGACTCAGGCGGTGCGCAATGGTCTGTCATGGCCGGCCGTGCCAGTGGGCCAGCCACAGTTCGTGCAAGACACCCAATATCCGTGTCCGGCCGATGGCACCACGAGCGCGAGCACGCCGGCGCAATGCATCCTGCACGTCACGCTGTCGGTCAAGCAGCAACTGGTGGCGAATTGGCCAGGACTGGGCGATCTGATTCCGCAGACGTTGAATGCGAGTGCTGCAGTAACGCTCAATACTTCCGACCTGGGCGCTGGCAGCACGTGCGTGAGCGGCTGA
- a CDS encoding DUF2147 domain-containing protein, producing the protein MRFSILGGRARRAGMQLAVAAALIGSAAITWAQATDSPVGVWRTIDDKTGKPKALIKIAEQNGEYTGTIIKGLEPNDDPNRVCTACTGARKGQKMLGMEIMEGIHKDGDVYDGGHILDPENGMNYSCKLKVVDGGQKLKVRGYLGISLLGRTQTWIREQ; encoded by the coding sequence ATGCGTTTCTCGATTTTAGGCGGCCGAGCGCGCCGCGCAGGCATGCAGTTGGCAGTAGCGGCAGCTTTGATCGGCAGTGCGGCGATTACCTGGGCCCAGGCAACCGATAGCCCGGTGGGCGTGTGGCGCACGATCGACGACAAGACCGGCAAACCCAAGGCGCTGATCAAGATCGCCGAGCAAAACGGCGAATACACGGGCACCATCATCAAGGGGCTCGAGCCCAACGACGATCCCAATCGCGTATGCACCGCCTGCACCGGGGCACGCAAGGGCCAAAAGATGCTCGGCATGGAAATCATGGAGGGCATTCACAAGGATGGCGACGTCTACGACGGCGGCCACATCCTCGATCCGGAAAATGGCATGAACTACAGCTGCAAGCTCAAAGTCGTCGACGGCGGGCAGAAGCTCAAAGTGCGCGGGTACCTCGGTATTTCGCTGCTGGGGCGTACGCAGACGTGGATCCGCGAGCAGTGA